CAGAAGTACTTCGACTCCGAGGTAGAACCCCTGGACTTCAGTCGCGAAACGGAGGCGGTGGAGCGGATCAACCGCTGGGTGAAGCAGCAGACCCAGAACAAGATCGAACGCGTGGTGGACAGCCTGGAGCCGGACACCAATGTGGCGCTGGTCAACGCCATCTACTTCAAGGCTCGCTGGGCACGACCCTTCAACGACGAGGATACCCGGGATCGGGAGTTCTGGCTGAGCGAGACCCAGTCCATCCAGGTGCCAACCATGTTCGCCGACAACTGGTACTACTACGCCGACTACCCGGAACTGGACGCCAAGGCCATCGAGCTGTTCTTCGAGAACATCAACCTGACCATGTGGTTCATCCTGCCCAACCAGCGTTCCGGACTGCAGGCTCTGGAGCAGAAGCTCAAGGGCGTCGACTTCAACCTGCTCGAAGACCGCTGGCAGTGGCAGAGTGTGTCCGTCTACCTGCCCAAGTTCAAATTCGAGTTCGACACGGACCTGCGACCCACGCTGCATAAGGTGAGGAGGGGCCACATAATGATATTCCAGGGGAGATAAGATCTAAGCGGTATGGAGATAGGGTTAAAAACAATTCGTGGGTCTGTCCGATTTGAAACCATTTAAATAAGAGTAGTTTCCAGACCGTGCATTAGTGGTATCTAATGGAGGGGAATTTCTTTCGAAACTTCTCTTTACAGATGGGAATCAGTGCCATGTTCTCGGATGCCGCCGACTTCAGCAACATTTTCCAGGACTCGCCCATCGGCACTCGGATCACAAAGGTGCAGCACAAGACCTTCATCGATGTGAACGAGATCGGATGTGAGGCGGCTGGAGCTAGCTGTAAGTCTTATGGTTTCCCGATACTTCCAGTAGACACCACCTGTATATCGGTTCTTCTAGATGCTGCCGGAGTGCCCATGTCCCTGCCCTTGGACCCCAAGACCTTCGTGGCCGATCATCCATTTGCGTTCATCATTCGCGACAAGCACGCTGTCTATTTCACCGGACACATTGTCAAGTTTTAATCATCACATCGTCACACATTTCCCTCAGATTAAGCACTTTCAAATGTAATCATTGcatcaataaataaatgcggAGAGTC
This genomic interval from Drosophila mauritiana strain mau12 chromosome 2R, ASM438214v1, whole genome shotgun sequence contains the following:
- the LOC117137384 gene encoding serine protease inhibitor 42Dd → MNHWLSIILLGVWISAPGGLGNTIKERNLFATELFQTLATDRQDENVIISPVSIQLALGLAYYGAEGRTAMELQKTLHASAKESKDGLAESYHNLLHSYIKSKTVLEIANKVYTRQNLTVSSHFREVAQKYFDSEVEPLDFSRETEAVERINRWVKQQTQNKIERVVDSLEPDTNVALVNAIYFKARWARPFNDEDTRDREFWLSETQSIQVPTMFADNWYYYADYPELDAKAIELFFENINLTMWFILPNQRSGLQALEQKLKGVDFNLLEDRWQWQSVSVYLPKFKFEFDTDLRPTLHKMGISAMFSDAADFSNIFQDSPIGTRITKVQHKTFIDVNEIGCEAAGASYAAGVPMSLPLDPKTFVADHPFAFIIRDKHAVYFTGHIVKF